The following are from one region of the Acanthopagrus latus isolate v.2019 chromosome 2, fAcaLat1.1, whole genome shotgun sequence genome:
- the smtla gene encoding somatolactin alpha yields the protein MHLMRAIKQGQWAVLLWPYLLITSIPLDCRDEQGGLSRCPSISQEKLLDRVIQHAELIYRVSEESCSLFEEMFIPFPLQLQRNQAGYPCITKALPIPSSKSEIQQISDKWLLHSVLMLVQSWIEPLVYLQTTMNRYDGVPDMLLNKTKWVSEKLMSLEQGVVVLIKKMLDEGMMTTTYNEQGLFQDDGQPEMLEYVMRDYTLLSCFKKDAHKMEILLKLLKCRQNDIHSCA from the exons ATGCACCTGATGAGAG CCATAAAGCAGGGTCAGTGGGCTGTACTGCTCTGGCCCTATCTGCTTATCACGAGCATCCCACTGGACTGCAGGGACGAGCAGGGCGGTCTCTCCCGCTGCCCCTCTATCTCCCAGGAGAAACTCCTAGACCGAGTCATCCAGCATGCTGAGCTCATCTACCGCGTCTCTGAAGAATCGTGCTCTTTGTTT GAGGAGATGTTCATCCCATTCCCACTGCAGCTTCAGAGGAACCAAGCTGGCTATCCCTGCATCACCAAAGCCTTACCCATCCCCAGCTCCAAAAGTGAAATCCAACAGATATCT GACAAATGGCTGCTCCATTCTGTGCTGATGCTGGTCCAGTCTTGGATCGAGCCTTTGGTCTACCTGCAGACCACAATGAACCGCTACGATGGAGTTCCTGACATGCTGCTCAACAAGACCAAGTGGGTTTCTGAGAAACTGATGAGTCTGGAGCAAGGTGTGGTGGTCCTCATCAAGAAG ATGCTGGACGAGGGAATGATGACCACAACGTACAACGAACAAGGCCTTTTCCAAGACGACGGGCAGCCTGAGATGCTGGAATACGTTATGAGAGACTATACCTTGCTCAGCTGCTTCAAGAAAGATGCCCACAAGATGGAGATTTTGCTCAAGCTTCTCAAGTGTCGACAGAATGACATACACAGCTGCGCATAA